The following proteins are encoded in a genomic region of Hirundo rustica isolate bHirRus1 chromosome 15, bHirRus1.pri.v3, whole genome shotgun sequence:
- the DAGLB gene encoding diacylglycerol lipase-beta — protein sequence MPGLVLFGRRWAIGSDDFVLPGAFELFVRLVWWIGILVLYTVHKGQFNCPGGGLLHSYLLGLILLLASIICALSALVYISMQGTISNPGPRKSLPKILYTRLLLYFPEFIWAVVGAVWVSDNSVQCEKTVINGVIGTVIASWIIIIFTIIGAVIVFDPLGGKKTFYLPDGVSRNLESSQSGQLLYNVKSSATRVWEKRIRLLCCCIVQDDDHRVAFTSIAELFRNYFSDTDLVPSDIAAGLILLHQEQDKMENCPKEPEEVLCHSPSSLVTDDLDVELENAAHYMLFAAAAYGWPYYVYTNPYTALCKLNGDCCRNRRTDSDITGSDRHNFHFGSILKITGLQYRDFIHISFHNKIYEIPFFVALDHKKEAIVVAVRGTLSFEDILTDLSADCEDLTLEEVLENGFVHKGITQAANYIYGKLINDGILNQAFTIAPEYKLVIVGHSLGGGTASILAIMLRNSFPTLRCYAFSPPGGLLSKSLADYSKHFIVSVIVGKDLVARLSMPNMEDLKRRIVRIVANCNRPKYQILLRGCWYEVFGGDPDDFPTELDGRNQDALTQPLLAEESLMVHRSPSYNALEEESHLNSPPQYPHLYLPGKIIHILEECSSRRLCSSDIKYTARWSNETVFSSILISPKMITDHMPDVVLRALKSLSQEHGSCLSCQTREYNPSAL from the exons ATGCCGGGGCTCGTGCTGTTCGGCCGGCGCTGGGCCATCGGCAGCGACGACTTCGTGCTCCCGGGCGCCTTCGAGCTGTTCGTCAGGCTGGTGTG GTGGATTGGGATTCTTGTCCTTTACACGGTTCACAAGGGGCAGTTCAACTGTCCCGGGGGAGGATTGCTGCACAGCTACCTGCTCGGCCTCATCCTTCTTCTGGCTTCCATAATATGTGCGTTATCTGCTCTTGTATACATCAGCATGCAAG GAACAATTTCTAATCCAGGCCCAAGAAAATCACTTCCCAAAATACTTTATACTCGCCTGCTTCTGTATTTCCCTGAATTCATCTGGGCTGTTGTAGGAGCTGTGTGGGTGTCAGACAACAGCGTGCAGTGTGAGAAGACTGTGATAAATGGCGTCATCGGGACTGTTATTGCAAG CTGGATTATCATCATCTTTACCATCATTGGAGCTGTCATTGTCTTTGACCCCCTCGGGGGGAAGAAGACATTCTACCTGCCCGATGGCGTGAGCCGCAACCTGGAGAGCAGCCAGTCGGGGCAGCTGCTGTACAACGTGAAGAGCTCTGCCACCAGGGTGTGGGAGAAGAGGAtcaggctgctgtgctgctgcatcgTGCAGGACGACGACCATCGGGTGGCCTTCACCAGCATCGCCGAGCTCTTCCGCAACTACTTCTCG GACACTGATCTGGTGCCAAGTGACATAGCAGCTGGTTTGATTCTGCTCCATCAAGAGCaagataaaatggaaaattgcCCCAAAGAGCCTGAAGAAGTCCTGTGTCATTCTCCGTCGTCTCTCGTG ACTGATGATTTGGATGTTGAGCTGGAGAATGCTGCTCACTACATGCTGTTTGCTGCAGCTGCCTATGGCTGGCCCTACTATGTGTACACCAACCCATATACTGCACTCTGTAAGCTCAATGGTGACTG TTGCAGAAACAGACGAACAGATTCTGATATAACGGGCAGTGATCGCCATAACTTTCACTTTGGATCCATCCTAAAAATAACAGGACTGCAGTACAGAGACTTCATTCATATCAGTTTTCATAACAAG ATCTATGAGATTCCATTTTTTGTTGCTCTGGATCACAAAAAAGAAGCTATTGTGGTTGCAGTGAGAGGAACCTTGTCTTTTGAG GACATCCTCACTGATCTGTCAGCGGACTGCGAAGACCTGACCCTGGAGGAGGTTCTGGAGAATGGGTTTGTGCATAAG GGAATAACTCAAGCTGCAAATTATATCTATGGAAAACTAATAAATGATGGAATTTTAAACCAGGCTTTCACAATTGCCCCA GAATATAAACTTGTGATAGTTGGTCACAGTTTGGGCGGTGGGACAGCATCTATCTTGGCCATCATGCTCAGGAACTCCTTCCCCACGCTGAGGTGTTACGCCTTCTCTCCCCCAGGAGGGCTCTTAAG caaatcACTTGCCGATTACTCTAAGCACTTCATTGTTTCAGTCattgttggaaaagaccttgttGCAAG GTTAAGTATGCCCAACATGGAGGATTTAAAGAGAAGAATAGTGAGGATTGTGGCAAACTGCAACAGACCCAAG TACCAGATTTTGCTGCGGGGGTGTTGGTACGAGGTGTTTGGAGGGGATCCTGATGATTTCCCAACAGAGCTGGATGGAAGGAACCAGGATGCCCTgacccagcccctcctggccgAGGAGAGTTTAATGGTTCATCGGTCGCCTTCGTACAACGCCCTTGAGGAGGAATCGCACTTGAACTCCCCCCCTCAGTATCCTCATCTGTATCTGCCTGGAAAGATTATCCACATCCTTGAAGAATGCAGCTCTAGGAG gttgTGTTCTTCAGATATTAAATACACAGCAAGGTGGTCAAACGAAACCGTCTTCAGCAGCATTTTAATAAGTCCGAAGATGATCACAGACCACATGCCAGATGTTGTGCTCAGAGCTCTGAAGAGCTTGTCTCAGGAACATGGATCGTGTCTGTCTTGTCAAACACGAGAATACAACCCCAGTGCGCTATAA